In Archocentrus centrarchus isolate MPI-CPG fArcCen1 chromosome 24, fArcCen1, whole genome shotgun sequence, one DNA window encodes the following:
- the batf gene encoding basic leucine zipper transcriptional factor ATF-like isoform X1, translated as MAQGSDSNDTSYKSPSPGGRAVSNPDDPKKVMRREKNRIAAQKSRLRQTQKADSLHLESENLEKENAALRKEVKQLTEEAKYLSSVLSSHEPLCTGLPPQTPDLLYPTHHSSYSTSPKFGVYPNF; from the exons ATGGCTCAGGGCTCTGACAGCAATGACACAAGTTACAAGTCCCCATCACCTGGAGGCAGAGCGGTAAGT AATCCAGACGACCCAAAGAAGGTGATGCGCAGGGAAAAGAATCGGATCGCTGCCCAGAAGAGCAGGTTGAGGCAAACTCAAAAAGCCGACAGCCTTCACTTG GAGAGTGAGAACCTGGAGAAGGAGAATGCCGCCCTGAGGAAGGAGGTGAAGCAGCTGACAGAGGAGGCCAAGTATCTGTCATCTGTGCTGAGCAGCCACGAACCTCTGTGCACCGGCCTGCCTCCTCAGACCCCGGACCTCCTCTACCCTACTCATCACAGCAGCTACAGTACCAGTCCAAAGTTTGGGgtgtatccaaacttttga
- the batf gene encoding basic leucine zipper transcriptional factor ATF-like isoform X2: protein MAQGSDSNDTSYKSPSPGGRANPDDPKKVMRREKNRIAAQKSRLRQTQKADSLHLESENLEKENAALRKEVKQLTEEAKYLSSVLSSHEPLCTGLPPQTPDLLYPTHHSSYSTSPKFGVYPNF, encoded by the exons ATGGCTCAGGGCTCTGACAGCAATGACACAAGTTACAAGTCCCCATCACCTGGAGGCAGAGCG AATCCAGACGACCCAAAGAAGGTGATGCGCAGGGAAAAGAATCGGATCGCTGCCCAGAAGAGCAGGTTGAGGCAAACTCAAAAAGCCGACAGCCTTCACTTG GAGAGTGAGAACCTGGAGAAGGAGAATGCCGCCCTGAGGAAGGAGGTGAAGCAGCTGACAGAGGAGGCCAAGTATCTGTCATCTGTGCTGAGCAGCCACGAACCTCTGTGCACCGGCCTGCCTCCTCAGACCCCGGACCTCCTCTACCCTACTCATCACAGCAGCTACAGTACCAGTCCAAAGTTTGGGgtgtatccaaacttttga